The region AACTTGGCTTTGACCCTAGAGCGGAAATTAGGGAGAGTGCTTTACAAGTGCTGTTTGAAACTTTGAGCAACCATAGTCACCTCTTCTCACTACCATTATGGGAAAAGGTGTTTGAATCTGTCCTTTTTCCAATATTTGAATACGTACGCCATGCTATCGATCCATCAGGTGGTGACCCACCTGAGCAGGGAATTGATAGTGAAATGAGTGAGATTGATCAAGATGCATGGCTCTATGAGACGTGCACCCTGGCACTTCAACTGCTTGTAGATCTTTTCGCGAGTTTTTATAATACTGTCAATCCACTTTTACCGAAGGTTCTCTCTTTACTTGTAAGTTTTATCAAGCGTCCTCACCAAAGCCTAGCTGGAATCGGGATTGCTGCATTTGTACGTTTGATGACCAATTCTGGTGATCTTTTCCTCGAGGAGAAGTGGCTGGAAGTAGTTTCTTCAATAAGAAAAGCCGTTAATGCAACACTTCCTGATTTCTCGTACTTCGTTAGTGGGGATATCACGCTTGAAGGCGATGGACATGTATTGAATGACCAAAGCAATGAGGCTTCTCATGGTTCTGACACGTCTCGTGGTGATTCAGAGAGCCTAGGAAAGCAACGTCTTTATGCTTCTTTATCTGATACGAAGTGCCGAGCTGCTATTCAGCTTTTGTTGATTCAGGTCCGACTTCTCATCTTAATATTGAAATATAATCAGAAATCTATCCTCTTAAATCGAATGGAAATTGCTATATGTGTTGTACCCCTATTATGATATTTGAAACTGTCTGAATCTCAAATCTGGTAGTCCCTTAGGATACTTCACTATCGGAATTTACTTTGTGGATGTAGTTTCTATGCTGATTGGCTCTCTACCATTGTTTGCATGAATATTCAACTAGATACCAAGGTTTTAAGTTCAAAATGGGGCTAACTTTGAGTTCAACTATTTTTATCCCGACAGGCGACGATGGAAATTTACAACATGCATCGAACTCGCATATCAGCTAAGAACATCTTAGTCCTTGTTGATGCAATGCATGATGTAGCATCCCATGCTCACGGGATCAACAACGATGCCATATTACGTACCAAGCTTCTAGAGTTTGGTCGGATGACACAAATGCAGGATCCTCCATTATTACGTCTCGAGAACGAATCGTATCAATTTTGCCTTACATTCTTGCACAATCTGATATTAGATAGGCCTCCAAGTTTTGAGGAAGCAGAAATAGAGTCCCATCTTGTTGGTCTTTGCCAAGAGGTTTTACTGTTTTATATCGAAAGCGCATGCTCAGGACAGACTTCCGTAACATCCGCCGATGGCCAAACCCAATGGTTGATCCCTTTAGGTTCCGGGAAACGAAAAGAACTGGCCGCACGTGCACCTCTTGTCGTAGTGACTCTACAGACCATATGCACCCTCGGAGACACTTTGTTCGAGAAGAACTTAGCTAAGTTCTTCCCTCTTCTTTCGAACTTGATAAGTTGTGAACATGGTTCAAATGAAGTCCAGGCAGCTCTCAGTGATATGCTCAACTCCTCAGTCGGTCCACTTTTGCTTCAATCCTGTTGATCTTCGAGATTCGACCGTCATGGTAAATatgtttcttttccctttttctttttgcctcttATTAACTCCATAGTTTTCCTTCTATGTTGCTCCGGCTCTTTTTCTTTAATGAGTTGAGTATCGGCGTCCGACACCCATATCGGGTATAGGGATATGATacttcaaagttttttttttttaaaaaaaaaaagaaagtaaatacaCTGTGTGTCGGACACATTCATACTCGACACAGCCTCTTTTGTTTTCTCCTTTAGTTAATAATAATTGATTTTTGAAGAGTTGGTTTCCAATACTGCTTTTGAACTGAATAGCTATTCTTTTTGGAATAGTAGAAAAATAAAggctaaaatatgttataagttcttgtacttttcataaatttggaatttaatctttttactttcatttttaagaatttagtcattctatattttagattttaaaatttaggtactactattaatactattaaaattatttttttaaattcaagttcattacaacaTTTGTTTAGGTACATTGTTaccaagtgagtttttttttcaaaatatcacagcaataaatttaacaattttaacaattgaactttaattttgaaaattgaaaagtgaaaagactaaattcctgaaaataaaaatataagaactaaattctaaatttgtgaagaATACATGAATCTATGGTATATttcaaccaaaaataaataaaagacgatagaaaagtgaaaaaaaaaagtttgcaaATAAAATCGTGCAGATTATCATTTTTCAAGGGATCAAtcgaaattgaaaaagagaattgAGTGGTTGGAGTCatgtatattttcaatattatctATTAATTTTTACTCCTAGAgtagaatgataaaataaaaggattttctcttaattttttcaATCATAAGTGTAAAAAAGAAAGTATTTTTTAGGTTTGCTTTCTTTTAATCTTCATATAACAAGTACATGTTGATTTTTGTGTATTTGTATGTTTAAAgtactttatattatataaattagtaTTCTACAATTTTTGAGAGATTGTCTAATGAAACAAAGGTGAGTAGATTCATAATCTCTAACTCTCTTTATTGTCGAAAAGTAAAGGTTTTGAAATCCAGATTTTGGCACTTATACTTGGTCTCCAATAAATTGAATTATccgaatattattttaaaaataaaatgattgtgtccattttttttaaattaataattatgtgCTTCATTTAAAGTGACGTGAAAgttaatataagaaaaataaaattaaagaagtTTACAACCTATATTTAGAGTTGAAATCTTACAATCCCAACATGAATCTTAGATTCCTTCAAAAACTCATGCTTACAACAATTTTTGCTTTTAAATCCTTAATCTAATGCTCTTTCTATAAAATATGTTTAGACACGTTTAGAAAGAGGGATAATACACCCACTTTAATGTCGACAATTTTCATTTCCTTATTCAATGGGGGGATTATTGTACTTTACTTCATTCATTGGAACATTCAATATAAGACTCAAAGATTATTCTGACACTACTTGTTAAAGGCATTAAAATGTAGAGTCACAATTAGACTAGCTCTCATTGGGGCATTCAATGTGGAatcaaacaataacaaattaacaaTCATTACTCTCTTCTTAAAAGATATGTTTACTAGGATGTGAAGGAAGTAGTCTGACAGTGGATGAAATAACATTATCACTCACTAGCAACCGAACAAATTACAGTAGTGGATGACAATAACAAGATTACAACCTTAATATTTGAAGTGGAAAGGATGACAATAAAAGACTTAAATCATTGCTACCTTAGACAATAAACTtaaacaaatgatttaattactactTAAAAATATTGCATTAGCCTTGAAAAATATAACCAATTTCATTAGGCTAAAGTGATGTAAGAaaatttcctaaaaaaaaaaaaacttttttttcaacAAAAAGAGGAACTATTACAAGTAAGTCATAACCAGATAATCCATTATCCTTTGATCAATACTTACACCCACCAATTAAGAGTAGGgatatttaaacaattaactGAATAGAActagtattaattaaattaatcaaattttttaatcctttaaccattaactaaactgaaatatttcgattaattcgattggttaaccgaaatttatacatatattttctgttaaaacaagtataaaacatataaaaaactgataatttttatttgattgaattaGTAATAacctaatacatataatatataatattatttattaagtttagttaattcgattaattaccCAATTTCGAACTGAATTAACCGTTAAACGAAATTCCAAAAAAACTTTAACCAACCTTTGATTGAATTAGATCGATttggtcggttaattcggttttaACCAAAGTTTGAACACCCCTAATTAAGAGAACTCATCAATTTTTATATcataacaatttatttattttccctgAATATTTAAAGAACACATAATGAGTTAGTCCCCCCAGTTAGCTAATAGAAGTTTGTTTCTTTAAAAAAAGAAGGGGAAAATATTGACTCACTCAACTGAATTGCCTACAAAATTTTTATCCCTCCCCACTTTTTTAACTAACACCAACATACACTAAGCTGAATGAAGAACCTAGTAAACATGATCATAATAATATCATAAGCCAACCCACTCTTAAAGAATCTCCCACCTTAGCCCCTATACAATGCCAACATTTTGTTGTTTTTCCTATAGCTACATCCACACACTCGGTTTCGAAAACCCAACACTTCGTCTCAAATCATACTTCTATCCTTAGTCGTCTCATTTCAGCTCGAAATATGGGACTTAAATTCAGAGTTCGTCGAGCAAGACTTCTTATGTCTTCTCGAGAACAATCCCGCGATATCCGGACTAGCTCCCAAAGGGCACCTCCACTTATCATGTCCTTTGCGTTTACTTCTGAAATTTCGAAATAAACGTTCCTTCATGTAATTTATCTTTTAAGGTTTAAGAaggtttagagtttaaggtttgCGCTTTTATTAATAGAGAAGAAATCTGACTTACCATGTTGGGCTAAATGACATAGTGCAAGCTCAATGTGTCTCCTAATAGGTGAGGAATCATTGTTAGCGTTTTGCACAATCCATGGAAGCGCACCATCATCAATAAGAACCGATCTCCCACTTTTTATGCCTGGAGTCATTATAAGATCATGCAAAAGAAAGACAATAGAACTTGAGTTGAGGTCATTTCATTGAAGATGAGGCCAAGCTAAATGAGTGAATAAAGATTTGAAAAGAATACATAGCTTAAATCGGGTTCATCTTCGGTCCACTCTAAAAGATAATTAAAAACTTCACCGGTAAACAATCAGATAATGTCAAGTTAGAGATCAAAGACTTACCATTAGTTGACGCACGGGATTCACATTTGGCAAAGTTGGCAATTCCACGTGCAACTTGGGAAAGAACATCGGGTTGTCCACATCTCGCCATTCCCAGCAAGGCCTTAATTCCACCTTCGGACCTCAGCTTTGTTTGCAACTTATCTGGAAGAAGTATGAGCATGTTAGATAAGCAGAAAGAGCAGACCCAGATATACTGCTCGGAAAGAATCTATGTTATTCGGACTTGAGTGTGCATATACGTTATATTTTTCCGAGTTTCTCTTTGGAAAGTATGATGAGGGGATATATCCCAATAACGGAATCAGGATATGCATTAGAAAAGGGTGTCAGGCACGGAtactttaaaaaaagaagaaaaagaaaaaaaatcgaaagcaacataaaaatgaaaaaccCTGATTTAATCAAGAAATTCTTCATGCAGTAGCTTTAAGCACATAATTTACATAGTGCTTGAGATCGACCATGTAATATAATGGTGCCAAAACCCAGAAGTATCTCCTTATAGATGCATTCGTTTTACACATTAGTTGACACACATCTGATTATTCTCATTTCAAGGATTCATTCCTTTAATCACCAAAGGAAAGGTTATAAAATCCCGAATATTTAAGAACACAAAACTTATTAGCTAAAGAGGTGATACAAAAGGAAATGCAGTATACCATTCCCACACAGGTTAGCTATAGCTCCAGCAACCATGTGTAGAGTCTGAGGGTCCTCAGCACGAGATGCAGTCACAGACAATAAATTGATTCCCCCTTGAATCATTATGAGTTCTTGATTGGTTTCTGCATTGCATAAAAGGAAACAATATTAAACTCATGTAATTGGAACTCGGAACTATTCAGTAGCCAAACTCATGAGCAATAACAGTAACATCgattaaaaacaaagaaaggtTTACACAGAATGAGATGATATTGAAGAACAATTACCATTCATAGCAAGATTGGCAATTGCACCAGCTACGACTCTGCGAATATTTTCATCCTCATAGCTTCTGAGAAGCACCAGCAACGAAGTAAGACCACCAGCTTCAACAATCCTTTCCTGATTCGCTTCTGTTCAGTACATGGGACATGCGCTTTGTTACTCGGAAAACCAAGTTAAACAGTCTTATAGACATAACACAATTTTATTTAAGCATTTACAAGAGATAAAGCTTATCATGTGAGAAATAGAGGTTTACTTGTGGATAATCATCCAAGGCACATCAAGTAATAGCATAAGAAATCAAAGCTTTTACTCACCTTCAGCAGCTAGGTTGGCGACCACTTTCACAGCATGAATGCGTACATTGGCATCCTCTGACTCGAGCAAAGCTAAGATCTTTTGCAATCCAACTGGTAAATTGATAGGGCAGTAAGTAATGCATGCACAGAAATTTGTTTAACTGATATTATGACAATACACCTTTTTTATCACCTTGTTCAAATAGTGCAGCAACTGGTGTCTTATGTCCATTTAAAGAGCCCCTAACTTGAGACATTGGAGAATCTAAACCACCATAAGCATTTGCAGATCCATTTCTTCCAAGACACCTTCTCATCTACGTggtaaaataaaaaggaaaccaGCATAAATGTGTACTTGCTTTTTATTAATTcacatgcatgtgtttgatttAAGCATGCCGTTACATGAAGAGAATTCAACTTGTTAGAACAATGGCCTTAAAAGCATGATAACATCCAAGATCCAAATACCTGGTCGGCTTCAAAAGTCAGTTGTAACATTTGACTTCTTAGTATAATCATTTCTTCTTCAAGCTTCTTTTTTTGACGAACCTCATCTGCCAGAGCTTTTTGGAGCTTCAAGATTTCAGAACCACCACCTTCCTAGTTCACCAAAAAATCCTCATATATCATTATCCAGAATCCAACAGAAGTTTAGAGAACTTGATACAAAAGTATTCATGATTCACTAAACAAGCATACCCCTGAATCTGGGCACTGCCCTAGCTGACTCTTAAGTTTGTTGACCTCCTCTTGAGCTTCCTTTCTCATGTGAATTTCTTTCTCCAGTAGCTTTTTGACCTCAGCAACATCCTCAACAATAGAAGAACCAGGCCCCTGAAAATTATGATGAAGAAATATATTATCATAATACATGCACAAGATGGCCAAAAATCCGATGTACAAATAGGGATGCCAATCTCCCCCAAACTCAACCCACCCTGACACAGACAGGTTTGGGGGATTTAAATTTGAGGACAGAAAAGAAACGAATTTCCCATCAGGGATAAGGATGGGGAATACAGTCCCCACCCTGATATGAATATACTTAATAAAGATGTATTGGTATAGTTGGAAAATAATGCACTATTCCCCGATTACATCATTGAAAATAAATTGCATGCCTGTCATCAAAAAAGGGCCCGACTGGCGAGCAATGGATTCACATGATAATATTACATGACACACTAGATACAGTTGTTGATGCCAGTACCTCTCCGTTACATTTATCCTGCATGAAGCCATCACACCCATGCTTTTGTTGATTTTCTATCATCTTTTCCTCCAGCTTCTTAACGGACTCCATATATTCCATCTGGCACTTTAGTCGCTCCTTCTGTTAAAGGAAGGCACTAGGGGTTCATTACCAACATATCACACTCTCAAGCACAGAATTTGTTTAAAAGATAACTGAAAATAGAAAACTATGAGGCATTGGCAAGAATCACTCATTGGGGAGAATGATGAATAACTGGACTAACCTCTAAGGCACCTGCAAAATTTCTCTCAACCTCCGAAACACGGTTTAGTGCTTCTAAGTTTATTCTTTCAacttcatcatcaaatactttctGTTGCCGTTCATTTTCTGCAATGAGCTTGTCCAGATGTATTTCAAGCTTTCTGGACAAACTTTTATAATCGAACTCTTCTTTTATTCTCAACATATTTTCCACCTTCATAGCCTGAAAGAAATGTAGTAATGCAGTGTCAAGTAAAACATCCTACTTCTACACAATTAGAGACAACAGTACAtacaaaatatgaagaaatgaACAGATGAAAGGAATGTGAATgtcatgaaatgaaatgaaattgaactacttgaaaaaaagagatcaaatttAAAGACGGTGGATATTAACCAAAGTGCAATTACTTAATAACAGGTAAGTTGCATAATAACAGatgatatatataagtatatatatatgaacccATGAAAGATGACAATCTGAGCACTTTTTTCTATAAAAACTCACCCTTTGGCCAAACAGTATTGTACTTGTAGTCTCTCCTCGATGTCGTGGGGAGGGACCAATGGTAACTATTAATGAGGTTCTTGCAGTGCCTACAAATCATAAATCTACCTCATGATAACTCGGAAAACCAATCAACTTGCtagaaataaaattccaaaagaaatacaagaaagtacataaaattttagatcatAAACATGTTCTCCTAAAAGCACATGGTTCAGGTACAATGAAGCCAAAGCACACGTTGACTTACATGAGTATAAAAGATAACTCACCTCCAAATGAATCTCTAAGCAGCCTCGTAAGTTTTGAATCACGAACTGGCACGTGAGCACTATTCTCTGCTAAAGCATTAATGCATTTTCCCAAAGCACTCAGAG is a window of Gossypium hirsutum isolate 1008001.06 chromosome D08, Gossypium_hirsutum_v2.1, whole genome shotgun sequence DNA encoding:
- the LOC107922469 gene encoding kinesin-like protein KIN-UB, with protein sequence MASNVYRNGTGSHKGATRPLAASNSSNVKSTSFKSRIPPSNHSPGSAPLRRSNSAGGSDGVPGRVRVAVRLRPRNAEESVADADFADCVELQPELKRLKLRKNNWDSETYEFDEVLTEFASQKRVYEVVAKPVVESVLDGYNGTVMAYGQTGTGKTFTLGRLGEEDTSARGIMVRSMEEILANVSPETDSVSVSYLQLYMESIQDLLDPANDNISIVEDPKTGDVSLPGATHVEVRDERDFMELLRTGEAHRIAANTKLNTESSRSHAILMVHVKRSVLGAEDVIPSETDKSSHFAKPPKPLVRKSKLVLVDLAGSERVHKSGSEGHMLEEAKSINLSLSALGKCINALAENSAHVPVRDSKLTRLLRDSFGGTARTSLIVTIGPSPRHRGETTSTILFGQRAMKVENMLRIKEEFDYKSLSRKLEIHLDKLIAENERQQKVFDDEVERINLEALNRVSEVERNFAGALEKERLKCQMEYMESVKKLEEKMIENQQKHGCDGFMQDKCNGEGPGSSIVEDVAEVKKLLEKEIHMRKEAQEEVNKLKSQLGQCPDSGEGGGSEILKLQKALADEVRQKKKLEEEMIILRSQMLQLTFEADQMRRCLGRNGSANAYGGLDSPMSQVRGSLNGHKTPVAALFEQVGLQKILALLESEDANVRIHAVKVVANLAAEEANQERIVEAGGLTSLLVLLRSYEDENIRRVVAGAIANLAMNETNQELIMIQGGINLLSVTASRAEDPQTLHMVAGAIANLCGNDKLQTKLRSEGGIKALLGMARCGQPDVLSQVARGIANFAKCESRASTNGIKSGRSVLIDDGALPWIVQNANNDSSPIRRHIELALCHLAQHEVNAKDMISGGALWELVRISRDCSREDIRSLARRTLNLSPIFRAEMRRLRIEV